A DNA window from Ostrea edulis chromosome 5, xbOstEdul1.1, whole genome shotgun sequence contains the following coding sequences:
- the LOC125674297 gene encoding uncharacterized protein LOC125674297 — MFGNSRKIRKKFIRIINSGIYIFLELFFEKRIRIHRCKQTEMEGNCIRERDKKGRFKKASSTATITISTCTDENNNHPDFTDVNSEDPLAQVDEYDENKETFDLFQGRRVVEFSILVDHLQRGCFLCHTPLDIVDCEEERRYGLASLLYVRCRKCDELTIIPTGKRHNIGQNGQGPFDINTKLAVGIYPMGNTFRIKNSTMIL, encoded by the exons ATGTTTGGTAACTCGCGTAAAATCcggaaaaagtttattcgtatcaTAAATTCCggcatttatatttttttggaactcttctttgaaaaaagaataagaattcacagatgtaaacaaacggaaatGGAGGGGAATTGTATACGAGAAAGAGATAAGAAAGGTCGGTTCAAGAAAGCCTCGTCTACTGCTACTATAACCATTAGCACATGTACCGATGAAAATAACAACCATCCTGACTTCACCGATGTCAACAGCGAAGATCCACTAGCACAGGTAGATGaatatgatgaaaataaagagacATTTGACCTGTTCCAAGGCAGAAGAGTTGTTGAATTTTCAATTCTGGTGGATCATTTGCAAAGAGGGTGCTTTCTGTGTCATACGCCTTTGGATATTGTTGACTGTGAGGAAGAGAGACGTTATGGACTAGCCAGCTTACTGTATGTGAGATGCAGGAAGTGCGACGAACTGACGATCATTCCAACTGGTAAACGACACAATATAGGTCAGAATGGTCAAGGTCCTTTTGATATCAACACCAAACTTGCTGTTG GAATCTACCCTATGGGAAATACCTTTCGGATAAAAAACTCCACCATGATCTTGTGA